In Deinococcus malanensis, one DNA window encodes the following:
- a CDS encoding manganese-dependent inorganic pyrophosphatase encodes MIAVFGHRNPDTDAIASAMVYARLLSRQGMEAQAYRLGELNFETSYVLRELGLEAPELLPDLKNGTQVALVDHNESAQSAANLAELSVTRVVDHHKLGDLVTSDPPYLRFEPVGCTATILLKLFREANLSVEPGDAKLMLSAILSDTLHFRSPTTTADDREAAEFLAPIAGIEDMASYAMAMFAAKSDLGNTPAAQLLKMDYKVFPFGEPAQQWGIGVIETTNPAYVFGRKAELLQAMDEARAEGGLNGVLLSVVDILNETNRTFILSATEHKVIQETFGVEVVDGVADLGGRISRKKQIVPALEAHFTSGT; translated from the coding sequence ATGATTGCTGTATTTGGTCATCGCAACCCGGATACGGACGCTATCGCCTCGGCCATGGTGTATGCCAGGCTGCTGTCCCGGCAGGGGATGGAAGCGCAGGCATACCGTCTGGGAGAACTCAACTTTGAAACCTCGTACGTACTGCGTGAACTGGGCCTGGAAGCTCCGGAACTCCTGCCGGATCTGAAGAATGGTACTCAGGTAGCGCTGGTGGACCACAACGAGAGTGCACAGTCCGCTGCTAATCTGGCTGAACTTTCCGTCACAAGGGTTGTAGATCACCACAAACTGGGTGACCTGGTCACGTCCGATCCGCCTTACCTGCGCTTTGAGCCGGTAGGCTGCACGGCAACGATCCTGCTGAAGCTGTTTCGCGAGGCCAACCTGAGTGTGGAGCCAGGAGATGCGAAGCTGATGCTCAGTGCCATCCTGAGCGACACGCTGCATTTTCGCAGCCCGACGACTACAGCGGATGACCGAGAGGCGGCAGAGTTTTTGGCACCTATCGCAGGAATTGAAGACATGGCGTCGTATGCCATGGCCATGTTTGCGGCGAAAAGCGACCTGGGTAATACGCCTGCCGCTCAGCTGCTCAAGATGGATTACAAGGTCTTTCCTTTTGGGGAGCCGGCGCAGCAATGGGGCATCGGTGTCATTGAGACGACCAACCCGGCGTACGTGTTTGGGCGTAAGGCTGAACTGCTGCAGGCCATGGACGAGGCGCGTGCGGAGGGCGGCCTTAACGGTGTTCTGCTGAGCGTGGTGGACATTCTGAACGAGACCAACCGTACGTTTATCCTGAGCGCTACCGAACATAAGGTGATTCAGGAAACCTTCGGGGTCGAAGTGGTGGATGGTGTCGCCGATCTGGGTGGTCGGATCAGCCGCAAGAAGCAGATTGTGCCGGCACTGGAAGCTCACTTCACTTCGGGGACTTAG